The Streptomyces cyanogenus DNA segment ACCCGGCCGCGGAAGGGGGCGAGATTGCGGCGGGCACAGCGTACGGCGGCCGGGTCGACGTCGGCGGCGTGCACCTCGGCATCGTCCAGGGCGGCGGCCAGGGCCGCGCCGAGCGCGCCGGATCCGCAGCACAGGTCCACGACCACGGCCGCGTCCGGTACGGCGGCCAGCGCCTCGTCCACGAGGAACTCGGTACGGCGGCGGGGCACGAAGACACCCGGTTCGACGGTGACGCGCAGCCCGTGGAACTCGGCCCAGCCGAGGACCTGTTCGAGCGGCAGCCCGGCGGCGCGCCGGTCCACCATGCCGGCCGCCTCCTCGGGCGTACGGGCGGTGGCGAGGATCAACTCGGCCTCGTCCTCGGCGAAGACGCACCCGGCGGCACGCAACGCGGAGACGGCGGAGGAAGGGGAGAACGGTGCGGGAGTGGGCATGGAAGCCGAACCTTTCGGGAGCGCAGAGCTTCAGGGCGCTCCCGCGGTCACCGCTGCCGGTGTACCGCGCCGTCACGAGGAGAGAGCACCCCAGCCGACACAGCGGTAATGGGACTCACCTCCTCGCCGTCGGAGCCGCGATCACCGCGGCCGGACGGCCAC contains these protein-coding regions:
- a CDS encoding putative protein N(5)-glutamine methyltransferase, with the translated sequence MPTPAPFSPSSAVSALRAAGCVFAEDEAELILATARTPEEAAGMVDRRAAGLPLEQVLGWAEFHGLRVTVEPGVFVPRRRTEFLVDEALAAVPDAAVVVDLCCGSGALGAALAAALDDAEVHAADVDPAAVRCARRNLAPFRGRVHEGDLYDALPAGLRGRVGVLTANVPYVPTAEVALLPAEARDHEPLVALDGGADGLDVLRRVAAGAPEWLAPGGCLLTETSEDQAPAALQAFTRAGLTPRLAVDEDLSAHVVIGVRQQG